Proteins co-encoded in one Methanotorris formicicus Mc-S-70 genomic window:
- the frhA gene encoding coenzyme F420 hydrogenase subunit alpha, which translates to MSNTIEIAPTTRHEGHAKLVLEVDDEGVVTKAYYPNTTPVRGFETMLKGRPADFAPLAVMRICGICQTTHGIASCEAIEDAIGCEIPEDGKLLRELVGLGNRMHSHPLHHLLIADDFVKPEEQDLRIEAIKLIQKMRKVGQLIVDIVGGEGIHPPNIVIGGMRTNITERAKSKIYYACREYEKDAYKMYELLEMLIERYLEEVGISDLGAHDYPYIATHTTFGDRYAINWDDVTEIPAQRYYENPEIAQTATNQIPLYCGVPVEGGPRARMVKFGNFKAGGSALDINLARAQENFGAVYRVFEILDELNLNGKTRVELEYKDGFGIGVHEAPRATNVHMAEVGKDGRIKSYKIIAASTWNMPIVEKAIEGYPHQYAEVIMRAYDIUASCATHVIVKDDETKEVIEVRKI; encoded by the coding sequence GTGTCAAATACTATAGAAATTGCCCCTACAACAAGACATGAAGGACATGCCAAGTTGGTTTTAGAAGTAGATGATGAAGGAGTTGTAACAAAAGCATACTATCCAAATACCACCCCTGTTAGGGGATTCGAGACGATGTTAAAAGGAAGACCTGCGGATTTTGCACCACTCGCTGTTATGAGAATTTGTGGGATATGTCAAACAACGCATGGAATTGCTTCATGTGAAGCAATCGAGGATGCTATTGGATGTGAAATTCCCGAAGATGGTAAATTATTGAGAGAATTGGTTGGGTTAGGAAATAGAATGCATTCCCACCCATTGCACCACTTACTTATAGCAGATGATTTTGTAAAACCAGAAGAGCAGGATTTAAGGATAGAGGCAATAAAACTCATCCAAAAAATGAGAAAAGTTGGACAGTTAATTGTGGACATTGTTGGAGGGGAAGGAATCCATCCGCCAAACATTGTTATTGGTGGAATGAGAACAAACATCACAGAAAGAGCAAAATCAAAGATATACTATGCATGCAGGGAATATGAGAAAGACGCCTACAAAATGTACGAACTCTTAGAGATGCTCATTGAAAGGTACTTGGAAGAAGTAGGAATTTCTGATTTAGGGGCGCATGATTACCCATACATTGCAACACACACAACATTTGGGGACAGATACGCTATAAATTGGGATGATGTAACTGAAATCCCAGCACAGAGATACTATGAAAACCCAGAAATTGCCCAAACTGCAACAAACCAAATTCCTCTCTACTGCGGAGTTCCAGTAGAAGGAGGTCCAAGGGCAAGGATGGTTAAATTTGGAAACTTTAAGGCCGGAGGAAGTGCATTGGATATAAACCTTGCAAGGGCACAAGAAAACTTCGGAGCAGTTTATAGAGTATTTGAAATCCTTGATGAACTAAATCTCAATGGAAAAACAAGAGTAGAACTAGAATACAAGGATGGATTTGGAATTGGTGTTCACGAGGCACCAAGAGCAACAAATGTTCACATGGCAGAAGTTGGAAAGGATGGAAGAATAAAATCCTATAAGATTATTGCAGCATCAACATGGAACATGCCAATAGTTGAAAAGGCTATCGAAGGCTACCCACACCAATATGCGGAAGTTATCATGAGAGCGTATGACATATGAGCATCATGTGCAACACACGTTATAGTTAAAGATGACGAAACAAAAGAGGTCATCGAAGTAAGAAAAATCTAA
- the frhD gene encoding coenzyme F420-reducing hydrogenase, FrhD protein, which yields MMKTLLEENIDEDLLDFTPSYLKKEIMVLACGNILFADDGFSVHVIEKLNNILTEEEKKNIALVDAGAGAPQQVLTLIDENSKTKKIIVVDVIDFGLKPGEIKILKKDDLPNLKHNRIDIHDFPLSTILRQVSESFRIEVMVVGCQAKYISEPDVVIGLSKEVEDAVDKAVEIILKELKNQQLTGEKLW from the coding sequence ATGATGAAAACACTCTTAGAAGAAAATATTGATGAAGATTTGCTTGACTTTACACCATCTTACCTAAAAAAAGAAATTATGGTTTTGGCATGTGGAAACATACTATTTGCGGATGATGGATTTAGTGTTCATGTAATTGAAAAACTAAATAACATCCTCACAGAAGAAGAAAAAAAGAACATTGCTTTAGTAGATGCAGGTGCTGGGGCTCCACAGCAAGTTCTAACACTCATAGATGAAAATTCAAAAACCAAAAAAATTATCGTTGTGGATGTTATTGATTTCGGATTAAAACCAGGAGAAATTAAGATATTGAAAAAAGATGACTTACCAAACCTAAAACATAACAGGATTGATATCCACGACTTCCCTTTATCAACAATACTAAGGCAAGTTAGTGAGTCCTTTAGGATAGAGGTTATGGTTGTTGGTTGTCAGGCAAAATACATATCTGAGCCAGATGTAGTTATTGGTTTAAGTAAAGAGGTTGAAGATGCTGTTGATAAGGCAGTTGAGATTATTCTAAAGGAATTAAAAAACCAACAATTAACGGGGGAGAAATTATGGTAA
- the frhG gene encoding coenzyme F420 hydrogenase subunit gamma, whose amino-acid sequence MVKVAHVQLSSCCGCLVSLADTYEKLLDVLNSIELVYCQTLADARDIPDNVDIILVEGSVCLDDHHALELAEEVRKKAKILVALGACAATGGVTRFCRGNQMSKPVHSSFSPLTEVVKCDLAIPGCPPSPEVIVNVITAALNGDMDYLQPFAELAENGEACGCDLLYKVVNKSLCMGCGTCAAACPTRAIEMLDGRPNVLKELCIKCGACSVQCPRIRFPNLIEDIE is encoded by the coding sequence ATGGTAAAAGTAGCCCACGTTCAATTGAGTAGTTGCTGTGGGTGTTTAGTTTCCTTAGCAGATACGTATGAGAAACTTTTGGACGTATTGAATAGCATTGAGTTAGTATATTGCCAAACTTTAGCAGATGCAAGAGATATTCCAGATAATGTAGATATTATATTGGTTGAAGGTAGTGTTTGTTTAGATGACCATCATGCATTGGAGTTGGCAGAGGAGGTTAGAAAAAAGGCAAAGATTTTAGTTGCCTTAGGAGCATGTGCTGCAACTGGTGGAGTTACAAGATTCTGCAGAGGAAACCAAATGTCAAAACCAGTTCATAGTTCATTCTCTCCACTAACAGAAGTTGTAAAATGTGATTTGGCAATTCCAGGATGTCCTCCTTCTCCAGAGGTAATTGTCAACGTAATAACAGCAGCATTAAATGGAGATATGGATTATTTGCAACCATTTGCAGAACTTGCTGAAAATGGAGAGGCATGTGGATGTGATTTGTTGTATAAAGTTGTTAATAAATCCCTCTGTATGGGCTGTGGGACTTGTGCGGCAGCGTGTCCTACAAGGGCAATAGAGATGCTCGATGGAAGACCAAATGTGTTGAAAGAACTCTGCATTAAGTGTGGGGCTTGTTCAGTCCAATGCCCAAGAATTAGATTCCCAAATTTAATTGAGGATATTGAATAG
- the frhB gene encoding coenzyme F420 hydrogenase subunit beta has protein sequence MDAFGKYKTVVSARATDKRILKKSQDGGIVSAAFIYGLENNLLDGVVVADKEDGFKAIPKVATTPEEILEAGGTKYTVCPNISVLKSAVREYALEKVGVVGTPCQIRAVRKLMKYPVGFRHTDSKIALLIGIFCMENFPYNGLKLIVEEHCNVKIEDVVKMDIGKGKFWVYTKWGETKAIKLKETHPYEQIACHVCTDYTAELADISTGSVGSPDGWSTVFIRTARGEEFFNKMVEDGYLEVKPIEEVKPGLGLVEKLALTKKEKNAKEIEHRKEIGLPVPY, from the coding sequence GTGGATGCCTTTGGAAAGTATAAAACTGTTGTCTCTGCAAGGGCGACTGATAAGAGAATATTAAAAAAGTCCCAAGATGGTGGGATTGTTTCAGCAGCATTTATTTATGGCTTAGAAAATAATTTGTTGGATGGAGTTGTTGTTGCAGATAAAGAAGATGGATTCAAAGCAATTCCAAAAGTTGCTACCACTCCAGAAGAGATTTTAGAAGCAGGGGGAACCAAATATACAGTTTGCCCAAACATTAGTGTTTTAAAAAGTGCAGTTAGAGAATATGCGTTAGAAAAAGTTGGTGTAGTTGGAACCCCATGCCAAATAAGAGCAGTTAGGAAGTTAATGAAGTATCCTGTAGGATTTAGACATACAGATAGCAAAATCGCTTTATTAATTGGCATCTTCTGTATGGAGAACTTCCCATACAATGGATTAAAGTTAATTGTTGAAGAACACTGCAATGTAAAGATAGAAGATGTTGTTAAGATGGATATCGGAAAGGGTAAGTTTTGGGTCTACACTAAGTGGGGAGAAACTAAGGCAATCAAATTGAAAGAAACTCATCCTTATGAACAAATAGCATGCCACGTTTGCACCGACTATACAGCAGAGTTAGCAGATATATCAACTGGTTCAGTTGGAAGCCCAGATGGATGGAGCACTGTCTTTATAAGGACTGCAAGAGGAGAAGAGTTCTTCAACAAAATGGTTGAAGATGGTTATTTAGAAGTTAAACCAATAGAAGAAGTTAAACCAGGTTTAGGATTAGTTGAGAAGTTGGCTTTAACTAAGAAAGAGAAAAATGCAAAAGAAATTGAACATAGAAAAGAAATTGGTTTGCCTGTACCTTATTAA
- the ribB gene encoding 3,4-dihydroxy-2-butanone-4-phosphate synthase — MDIVEKAMQALKNGEIVLVYDADDREGETDMVVASEKITPNHIRIMRKDGGGLICTAIHPEFCEKLGIPFMVDILDFASQKFKVLKELYPNDIPYDEKSSFSITVNHRKTFTGITDNDRALTIKSLAKLCKEKRFEDFGKEFRSPGHVTLLRAAEGLVKKRKGHTEMTVALAEMANLTPITTICEMMGDDGNAMSKNETKKYAEKHNLVYLSGEELINYYLDYIEKKE; from the coding sequence ATGGATATTGTAGAAAAAGCAATGCAGGCACTCAAAAATGGAGAAATTGTTTTAGTATATGATGCAGATGATAGAGAGGGAGAAACTGATATGGTAGTTGCTTCTGAAAAGATAACTCCAAACCATATAAGGATAATGAGAAAAGATGGAGGAGGATTAATCTGCACTGCAATTCATCCAGAGTTTTGTGAGAAATTGGGAATTCCATTTATGGTGGATATTTTGGATTTTGCATCCCAAAAATTTAAAGTTTTAAAAGAACTCTATCCAAACGACATTCCTTATGATGAGAAATCATCATTTTCCATAACAGTAAACCACAGAAAAACCTTCACTGGGATAACAGATAATGATAGGGCATTAACAATTAAATCCCTTGCAAAACTTTGTAAGGAAAAGAGATTTGAGGACTTTGGTAAGGAATTTAGAAGTCCTGGACATGTTACTTTGCTGAGGGCTGCAGAGGGTCTTGTGAAAAAAAGAAAAGGTCATACAGAAATGACTGTGGCGTTGGCAGAGATGGCAAACTTAACTCCAATAACAACAATCTGTGAAATGATGGGTGATGATGGAAATGCAATGAGTAAAAATGAGACAAAAAAGTATGCTGAAAAACATAATTTAGTTTATTTAAGTGGGGAGGAGTTGATTAACTATTATTTAGATTATATTGAGAAAAAAGAATAA
- the ribK gene encoding CTP-dependent riboflavin kinase has product MEIIGRVISGRGEGKYYVSLPPYKRRFKKILEFTPYPGTLNVKLDEILDINKLNPIETDDFIYNDKKYFGVKIIPVKISTFKHDFEVEGAIIVPKKTYHSNNIVEIISPVKLRDLLSLNDGDLIKIKIK; this is encoded by the coding sequence ATGGAGATTATTGGAAGGGTGATCTCTGGGAGAGGAGAAGGGAAATACTATGTATCTCTTCCACCATACAAAAGAAGATTTAAGAAGATTTTGGAATTTACCCCTTATCCTGGAACATTAAATGTTAAATTAGATGAAATATTGGATATTAACAAATTAAACCCAATTGAAACAGATGACTTTATCTATAATGACAAAAAATACTTTGGTGTTAAAATAATTCCAGTAAAAATATCAACATTTAAGCATGACTTTGAGGTTGAAGGTGCGATAATAGTTCCGAAAAAAACATATCACTCAAACAATATAGTAGAGATAATCTCTCCAGTTAAGTTGAGAGATTTATTATCATTAAATGATGGAGATTTGATTAAAATAAAGATTAAATAA
- a CDS encoding RtcB family protein yields MKEYLKKVSDAVYELPKDYKECMRVPGRIFLSEILLEGLEDDVLEQIANVACLPGIQKYSLAMPDCHYGYGFCLHPDAKVLTENGFYYRIKDYENLKDERVEVFNTEDKKIEPSEVKKFFKLKPYCKIYKVRTKLGYETIATEDHPFYTPNGMVKLKKLRVGDRVAIYPFEGVVYEEPLDDVIINEKDIIKCMERLNLSKKRMEIILRKLKDRGLIPLTYNHKKLPYLLKIIGFVFGDASMNFIGKKKDGIIHFSSKHLDDLEKIREDIKKIGYTPSRVYNDKKGCYRFYVNASSLVVLLCALGVPIGNKTLKKYNFPEWIFNCKLWQKRLFLASFFGSELRKPYPRKDRKALFTFPTLEMAKDIKIKEDALKFLENIAKLLNEFGVEATITKRNSTHKRNDGIETVRYVLTIIGTSKNLINLWTKIGYEYNKERQELGCYAVAFLKYRERGINRRKILAEKIKELFEEGKKPSEIIRLLNVNKGDERFVKDIWNKLKNGKEIDEIRVPSNFPSYEEFIKERKVGDGLIWDEIECIEEVDVDEVYDFTINHKDHNFIADNFLVSNCIGGVAAFDVKGGVISPGGVGFDINCLTPDANILTEDGYFIKLEKLKEKLDLYVKIYNTEEGEKSSNILFVSERDAKEKIIRIKTESGRILEGSKDHPVLTLNGYVPMSMLKEGDDVIVYPYEGVEYEEPSDEIILDEDDFAEYDKQIIKYLKDRGLLPFKMNNKNIGIIARLLGFAYGDGSIVKGNGDRERLYVAFYGKKEVLTKIKEDLEKLGIKASKIYSRKREVEIRNAYGDEYTSLCEDNPIKITSKAFALFMHKLGMPIGKKTEQIYKIPEWIKKAPKWVKRNFLAGLFGADRSRVVFKNYTPLPINLTMSKSVELKENILEFLNEIKLLLKEFEIESMIYEIKSLEGKVSYRLAIVREESIKNFLGKINYEYSKEKKVIGLLAYEYLKRKDAIKEIRKKCIEKAKELYEKGLSISEILKMDEFRNEFINRRLIERTIYGKLDGDDVRVSTKFPKFEEFIKKYGVRGGFVIDKIKEIKEIPYDSKLCDVGIVSKEHNFIANSIVVHNCGVRLIRTNLTKEEVKPKIKELVSEIFKNVPSGLGSKGKIRITKNEIDDVLEEGAKWAINEGYGWEEDIKFIEEHGYMKDADASLVSDSAKKRGLPQLGSLGSGNHFLEIQYVDKVFDEETGEIFGVEENQVVVMVHCLPESSKILTEYGYCIKIKDLENCYDKIKVITYDKENKTPIPAKIKKFWKFKNNKNIYKIKTFTGKEIVCTEDHPIWTPSGWKQAKDLKPDDLVLIYPFEGVEYEDPEDKVIVSEEDIINAGGTERIVKNLKKKGLLPLKLNHKDIGIIARLVGYAFGDAWVGGKRPTVKFIDDLEVLKRIKSDLDELGFSSTIVKVMRHKSEINHIMSNKEIKRHEFEGEGYQLVVSTPSFAILLKSLGVPYGKKTDVPFNVPKWIKESPKWIKRLFLAGYFGAEMNIIKQRKNEAYRLENLKIPLNKVEDLLNNGISFMEEIKEILEEFGVKGKIIVKPYVKRKDGKTSYKIILTLSSNLENIIKFASKIGYEYNKKRQSMLIKSLQYYLYKKKIVELESIKTGKDVEKLLTTAHKYRKIKTETYDSYISRYSEGDLTIWDAVVSVEKLKEDVEIVYDLTIDDKNHNFIADNFVVSNTGSRGLGHQICADYIRVMEKAAKKYGIKLPDRQLACAPIESEEGIEYYKAMSCGANYAWTNRQMITHWVRESFEKVFKTSAEDLEMNIIYDVAHNIAKMEEHVIDGKKKKVVVHRKGATRAFGPGSELIPKEYRRVGQPVIIPGDMGTASYLMHGTEKAMEETFGSTAHGAGRTLSRAKALKLWKGKEIKEKLEKEGIIVMADSRAVIAEECPEAYKSIDLVADVCHKSGISLKVSRMKPMGVVKG; encoded by the coding sequence ATGAAGGAGTATTTAAAAAAGGTGTCTGATGCGGTATATGAATTGCCAAAGGATTACAAAGAATGCATGAGAGTGCCAGGTAGAATATTTTTAAGTGAGATTCTACTTGAGGGTTTGGAGGATGATGTTCTTGAGCAAATAGCAAACGTTGCATGCCTCCCTGGAATTCAGAAGTATTCTTTGGCTATGCCAGATTGTCATTATGGATATGGTTTCTGCCTTCACCCAGATGCGAAGGTTTTAACTGAAAATGGATTCTACTATAGAATAAAAGATTATGAAAACTTAAAAGATGAGAGGGTTGAGGTATTTAACACAGAAGACAAAAAAATAGAACCAAGTGAAGTTAAAAAGTTCTTTAAATTGAAGCCATACTGTAAAATCTATAAGGTAAGAACAAAACTTGGATATGAGACAATAGCAACAGAAGACCATCCATTCTATACACCAAATGGTATGGTTAAACTTAAAAAGTTAAGAGTAGGAGATAGAGTAGCAATCTACCCATTTGAAGGGGTTGTGTATGAGGAACCATTAGATGACGTTATTATCAACGAAAAGGATATAATCAAATGCATGGAAAGGCTAAATCTAAGCAAAAAGAGAATGGAAATTATCTTAAGAAAACTAAAAGATAGGGGATTAATTCCATTGACTTACAATCATAAAAAACTGCCTTACTTGTTAAAAATTATTGGCTTTGTCTTTGGAGATGCCTCTATGAACTTTATAGGGAAGAAAAAAGATGGAATCATACACTTCTCATCAAAACACCTGGATGATTTAGAAAAGATTAGGGAAGATATTAAAAAGATTGGCTACACTCCATCAAGAGTCTATAATGATAAAAAGGGATGTTATAGATTCTATGTAAATGCATCAAGTTTAGTTGTTTTGTTATGTGCATTAGGAGTTCCAATTGGAAACAAGACATTGAAGAAATATAACTTTCCAGAGTGGATATTTAACTGCAAATTATGGCAAAAGAGGTTGTTTTTAGCGTCGTTCTTTGGATCTGAGTTAAGAAAACCATACCCAAGAAAGGATAGAAAGGCATTATTCACATTCCCAACACTGGAGATGGCTAAAGATATAAAAATTAAAGAAGATGCGTTAAAATTCTTGGAAAATATTGCTAAATTATTAAATGAATTTGGTGTAGAGGCAACAATTACAAAAAGAAATTCAACCCACAAAAGAAATGATGGAATTGAGACAGTTAGATATGTTTTAACAATAATTGGCACATCTAAGAATTTAATAAACTTATGGACAAAGATTGGTTATGAATACAACAAAGAGAGGCAAGAACTCGGATGCTATGCAGTGGCATTTTTAAAGTATAGGGAGAGGGGGATAAATAGAAGAAAGATACTTGCTGAAAAGATAAAAGAGTTGTTTGAAGAAGGTAAAAAGCCATCAGAGATTATAAGATTGCTAAATGTAAATAAAGGGGATGAGAGATTTGTTAAAGATATTTGGAATAAGTTAAAGAATGGAAAAGAGATTGATGAAATTAGAGTTCCTTCAAACTTCCCAAGTTATGAAGAATTTATTAAAGAAAGAAAAGTTGGAGATGGGCTAATTTGGGATGAGATTGAATGTATAGAAGAAGTTGATGTAGATGAGGTTTATGACTTCACCATAAACCATAAAGACCATAACTTTATAGCAGATAACTTTTTAGTTTCAAACTGTATTGGGGGAGTCGCTGCTTTTGATGTAAAAGGAGGGGTAATAAGTCCTGGAGGAGTTGGTTTTGATATAAATTGCCTTACTCCAGATGCAAATATATTAACAGAAGACGGATATTTCATAAAATTGGAAAAACTAAAAGAAAAATTGGATTTGTATGTTAAGATTTATAACACAGAGGAAGGAGAAAAGAGTTCAAACATATTATTTGTCTCTGAAAGGGATGCAAAAGAAAAAATAATAAGGATAAAAACAGAATCTGGAAGAATTTTAGAAGGTAGTAAAGACCATCCAGTTTTGACATTAAATGGCTACGTTCCAATGAGTATGCTAAAAGAAGGGGATGATGTAATTGTATATCCTTATGAAGGAGTTGAGTATGAAGAACCATCAGATGAGATTATATTGGATGAGGATGATTTTGCAGAGTATGATAAACAAATCATCAAATATTTAAAAGATAGGGGCTTATTGCCATTTAAAATGAACAACAAAAATATTGGAATTATTGCAAGGTTGTTAGGTTTTGCTTATGGAGATGGAAGTATAGTTAAAGGGAATGGAGATAGAGAGAGGTTGTATGTAGCATTCTATGGAAAGAAAGAGGTATTAACTAAAATTAAAGAGGATTTAGAAAAGTTGGGAATAAAAGCTTCAAAGATATATTCAAGAAAGAGGGAAGTTGAGATAAGAAACGCTTATGGAGATGAATATACAAGTTTATGTGAAGACAACCCTATAAAAATAACTTCAAAGGCATTTGCATTGTTTATGCACAAATTAGGAATGCCAATTGGTAAAAAGACAGAGCAAATATACAAAATTCCAGAGTGGATAAAGAAAGCACCAAAATGGGTAAAGAGGAATTTCTTAGCAGGATTGTTTGGGGCAGATAGAAGTAGGGTGGTGTTTAAAAACTACACACCGTTGCCAATAAACTTAACAATGTCAAAGAGTGTAGAGTTAAAAGAAAATATCTTAGAATTTTTAAACGAAATTAAACTATTATTGAAAGAGTTTGAAATTGAAAGTATGATTTATGAGATAAAATCTTTAGAAGGAAAAGTTTCATACAGATTGGCAATTGTTAGAGAGGAGAGCATAAAGAACTTCTTAGGAAAAATAAACTATGAATATTCAAAGGAGAAAAAAGTTATTGGATTGTTGGCTTATGAATACTTAAAGAGAAAAGATGCTATAAAAGAGATAAGAAAGAAATGTATTGAAAAGGCAAAAGAACTATATGAAAAGGGATTATCTATTTCAGAAATTTTAAAAATGGATGAATTTAGAAATGAGTTTATAAACAGGAGGTTAATTGAAAGAACAATATATGGAAAGTTAGATGGAGATGATGTAAGAGTTTCAACAAAATTCCCAAAGTTTGAAGAATTCATTAAAAAATATGGAGTTAGAGGAGGGTTTGTAATAGATAAGATAAAGGAAATTAAAGAAATTCCTTATGATTCAAAATTATGTGATGTTGGAATTGTAAGTAAAGAACACAACTTTATAGCAAATAGCATAGTTGTTCACAACTGTGGAGTTAGATTAATAAGAACAAATTTAACAAAAGAAGAAGTTAAGCCAAAAATAAAAGAACTTGTAAGCGAGATATTTAAAAATGTCCCATCTGGATTGGGTAGTAAAGGAAAGATAAGAATTACCAAGAACGAGATTGATGATGTTTTAGAAGAAGGGGCAAAATGGGCAATAAATGAAGGATATGGTTGGGAGGAGGATATAAAATTCATTGAAGAACATGGGTATATGAAAGATGCTGATGCTTCCCTTGTTTCAGATAGTGCGAAGAAAAGAGGTTTGCCACAACTTGGCTCATTAGGTAGTGGAAACCATTTCTTGGAGATTCAGTATGTGGATAAGGTATTTGATGAAGAAACGGGAGAGATATTTGGAGTTGAGGAAAATCAAGTTGTTGTTATGGTTCATTGTTTGCCTGAAAGTTCAAAAATCTTAACAGAATACGGATATTGCATAAAAATTAAAGATTTAGAAAACTGTTATGATAAAATTAAAGTTATAACTTATGATAAAGAGAATAAAACTCCAATCCCTGCAAAAATTAAAAAGTTTTGGAAATTTAAAAACAATAAAAACATCTATAAAATAAAAACCTTCACAGGAAAGGAAATAGTTTGCACAGAAGACCACCCAATATGGACGCCATCAGGATGGAAACAGGCAAAGGATTTAAAACCTGATGATTTAGTTTTGATTTATCCTTTTGAAGGAGTTGAGTATGAAGATCCAGAGGATAAAGTAATTGTTAGTGAGGAGGATATAATTAATGCAGGAGGAACTGAAAGAATAGTTAAAAATCTAAAGAAAAAGGGATTGTTGCCATTAAAGTTAAACCACAAAGATATTGGAATTATTGCAAGATTAGTTGGATATGCTTTTGGTGATGCATGGGTTGGAGGAAAAAGACCAACAGTTAAATTTATTGATGATTTGGAAGTATTAAAAAGAATAAAATCTGATTTAGATGAGTTAGGGTTTTCTTCAACAATAGTTAAAGTAATGAGACATAAGTCAGAAATAAACCATATAATGTCCAACAAGGAAATAAAAAGGCATGAATTTGAAGGAGAAGGTTATCAACTGGTTGTTTCAACTCCATCATTTGCTATACTGTTAAAATCATTAGGAGTTCCTTACGGTAAAAAAACTGATGTTCCATTTAATGTTCCAAAATGGATAAAAGAATCGCCAAAATGGATAAAAAGGTTGTTCTTAGCAGGATATTTTGGAGCAGAAATGAATATTATAAAACAAAGAAAGAACGAGGCATATAGATTAGAAAATCTAAAGATACCATTGAATAAAGTTGAAGATTTACTAAATAATGGCATTTCATTTATGGAAGAAATCAAAGAGATATTGGAAGAGTTTGGAGTTAAAGGAAAAATCATTGTAAAACCTTATGTTAAAAGGAAAGATGGAAAGACAAGTTATAAAATAATTTTAACATTGAGTAGTAATTTGGAGAATATCATCAAATTTGCAAGTAAAATTGGATATGAATACAATAAAAAAAGACAATCAATGCTAATAAAATCACTTCAGTATTATTTATACAAGAAAAAAATTGTAGAATTGGAGTCAATAAAAACAGGTAAAGATGTAGAAAAATTACTAACAACTGCCCATAAATACAGAAAAATAAAAACTGAAACTTATGATTCATACATATCAAGATATTCTGAAGGGGACTTAACAATATGGGATGCGGTTGTTTCAGTTGAAAAGTTAAAAGAAGATGTTGAGATTGTTTATGATTTAACAATAGATGACAAAAACCACAACTTTATAGCAGATAACTTTGTAGTTAGCAATACTGGTTCAAGGGGTTTGGGACATCAAATCTGTGCTGATTACATAAGAGTTATGGAAAAAGCAGCGAAGAAATACGGCATAAAACTTCCAGATAGGCAGTTGGCATGTGCTCCAATAGAATCGGAGGAAGGTATTGAATATTATAAAGCAATGTCTTGTGGAGCAAACTATGCATGGACAAATAGGCAGATGATTACCCATTGGGTAAGAGAGAGTTTTGAAAAGGTATTTAAAACATCTGCAGAGGATTTGGAGATGAATATTATATATGATGTTGCCCACAACATAGCAAAGATGGAAGAGCATGTAATAGATGGGAAGAAAAAGAAGGTTGTTGTTCATAGGAAGGGAGCAACGAGGGCATTTGGTCCTGGAAGTGAATTAATTCCAAAAGAATACAGAAGAGTTGGACAACCAGTCATCATTCCGGGGGACATGGGGACTGCATCATATCTAATGCATGGGACTGAAAAGGCCATGGAAGAGACATTTGGTTCAACGGCACACGGAGCAGGGAGAACATTGAGTAGGGCAAAGGCTTTAAAGTTGTGGAAGGGTAAAGAGATTAAGGAAAAACTTGAAAAAGAGGGAATCATTGTTATGGCAGATTCCAGGGCAGTTATTGCAGAGGAATGCCCAGAAGCATATAAAAGCATTGATTTAGTTGCAGATGTTTGCCATAAATCAGGAATTTCATTGAAAGTTAGTAGGATGAAGCCCATGGGTGTTGTTAAGGGATAA